From Phenylobacterium montanum, the proteins below share one genomic window:
- a CDS encoding efflux RND transporter periplasmic adaptor subunit, translating into MRRTPLLALLALAACSKGEADKEPTPTALVTTAVVAKASVADTVTAYGAAEFSPNGEHSLTAPVEAVVDKVLAPPGTRVTAGQAVVELKASPTSQLDLNKARADADAAAKAYARAQRLRAEGLDSDADVETAKATAEAAVQNAKSLAARGGAGLVLRAPAAGVVEQLALSVGDQAAQGATVAKIGTLSSLRVRLGVEPSAAANLRAGAETQLTPLAGGEERTAKVVSVDPRLDAQTKLASALVEAPAGAFAPGQPLKGVIALRQQAGVVVIPRAAVLYDQEQPYVFVEQKSAAHRRDIKLGAESGDGVAVLNGLSAGERIVVEGASALDDGMAVREGKAAKPAADDDK; encoded by the coding sequence ATGCGACGAACACCTCTGCTGGCCCTCCTGGCCCTGGCCGCCTGCTCCAAGGGCGAGGCCGACAAGGAGCCGACCCCGACCGCCCTGGTCACCACCGCCGTGGTCGCCAAGGCCTCGGTCGCCGACACCGTCACCGCCTATGGCGCAGCCGAGTTCAGTCCCAACGGCGAGCATAGCCTGACCGCGCCGGTCGAGGCGGTGGTGGACAAGGTGCTGGCGCCGCCAGGGACGCGCGTCACCGCCGGTCAGGCGGTGGTCGAGCTGAAGGCCAGCCCCACCAGCCAGCTCGACCTGAACAAGGCCAGGGCCGACGCCGACGCCGCCGCCAAGGCCTATGCCCGGGCCCAGCGGCTCAGGGCCGAGGGCCTGGACAGCGACGCCGACGTGGAGACCGCCAAGGCGACGGCGGAGGCTGCGGTGCAGAACGCCAAGTCCCTGGCGGCGCGGGGCGGCGCTGGCCTGGTGCTGCGCGCCCCGGCGGCCGGGGTGGTCGAACAACTGGCCCTGAGCGTCGGCGACCAGGCCGCCCAGGGCGCGACGGTGGCCAAGATCGGGACCCTGAGCAGCCTGCGCGTGCGCCTGGGCGTCGAACCTTCCGCCGCTGCGAACCTGCGTGCGGGCGCCGAGACGCAGCTCACACCTCTGGCGGGCGGTGAAGAACGGACTGCCAAGGTGGTCTCGGTGGACCCGCGCCTCGATGCGCAGACCAAGCTCGCCTCGGCCCTGGTCGAGGCCCCGGCCGGCGCCTTCGCCCCCGGTCAGCCGCTGAAGGGCGTGATCGCGCTTCGCCAGCAGGCGGGCGTGGTGGTGATCCCGCGCGCCGCGGTGCTGTACGACCAGGAACAGCCCTATGTGTTCGTCGAGCAGAAGTCGGCCGCGCACCGGCGCGATATCAAGCTGGGCGCCGAGAGCGGTGACGGCGTGGCGGTGCTGAACGGCCTCTCCGCCGGCGAGCGCATCGTGGTCGAGGGCGCTTCGGCGCTGGACGACGGCATGGCCGTCCGCGAAGGCAAGGCGGCCAAGCCCGCCGCGGACGACGACAAATGA